A single region of the Fusarium keratoplasticum isolate Fu6.1 chromosome 7, whole genome shotgun sequence genome encodes:
- a CDS encoding MFS domain-containing protein → MVEHQEDRKDPGTVDVLPDRDEEKNLSGDDLLKGAEQANEAEHKLSLLQGLKKYPKACAFSFLFSSALIMEGFDKAFITAFFAFPAFQKRYGELQPTGDYQVPANLQAAIGNCVNVGQIIGLLLNGLLADWFGYRIVMFGCLFLMMCFIFLQFFATSIYMYLGAGLLLGVPWGVFQTITTTYAAEVTPNVLRPYLTMLVSMCWSIGYLIGTGTLRGFLSMEGQWAYRIPFAMQWILPIPLAIGIYFAPESPWWLVRKGRHDDAEKSLRKLQSRDGTEEEIANSMSLIKYTIQIENEHRSSSTYKDLFRKKNLRRTEITVLTYVVQELCVPLVSYVVYFLQQAGVPTSASFNFGIGQYAMAIVGVFIAFLVIPKVGRRTLILCGTSFMASTSILIGFLGIPDTLKQTKFAYAIGSILLIEYFVFFITCGPVIYTVVTEIPSSYLRIKSVAIARAAYNVNVLIYGQLVPRMVQRAAWNWGAKSGFFYGGIMCIGLTWVFFRLPETKDRTFAEIDILFEQKVSARDFRKAKVDLTTKTVTIDKEAK, encoded by the coding sequence ATGGTTGAACACCAGGAAGACCGCAAGGACCCCGGCACCGTCGACGTCCTTCCCGACAGGGACGAGGAAAAGAACCTCAGCGGCGATGACCTCCTCAAGGGTGCCGAGCAGGCCAACGAGGCTGAGCACAAGCTGAGTCTCCTCCAGGGTCTCAAGAAATACCCCAAGGCCTgcgccttctccttcctcttctcatcTGCCCTGATCATGGAGGGTTTCGACAAGGCCTTCATCAccgccttcttcgccttccCCGCCTTCCAGAAGCGCTATGGCGAGCTTCAACCCACAGGCGATTACCAGGTGCCTGCCAACCTCCAGGCCGCCATCGGAAACTGTGTCAACGTCGGTCAGATCATTGGTCTTTTGCTCAACGGTCTTCTGGCTGATTGGTTCGGTTACCGAATCGTCATGTTTGGCTGtctcttcttgatgatgtgcttCATCTTCCTTCAGTTCTTTGCCACCAGCATCTACATGTACCTCGGCGCtggtctcctcctcggtgtcCCATGGGGTGTCTTccagaccatcaccacgaCATATGCCGCCGAGGTCACCCCCAACGTCCTGCGACCTTACCTCACCATGTTGGTGTCCATGTGCTGGAGTATCGGCTACCTCATCGGCACTGGAACCCTCCGAGGCTTCCTCTCCATGGAGGGTCAGTGGGCTTACAGAATTCCCTTTGCCATGCAGTGGATCCTCCCCATCCCTCTGGCGATCGGCATCTACTTTGCGCCCGAATCCCCATGGTGGCTCGTTCGAAAGGGCCGACacgatgatgccgagaagTCCCTGCGAAAGCTTCAATCCCGGGACggcaccgaggaggagattgccaaTTCCATGTCCCTGATCAAGTACACCATCCAGATCGAGAACGAGCACCGATCCTCCAGCACATACAAGGATCTCTTCCGCAAGAAGAACCTCCGACGCACAGAGATCACCGTTCTCACATATGTCGTCCAGGAACTCTGTGTCCCGCTTGTCTCATACGTCGTCTACTTCCTACAGCAAGCTGGTGTTCCCACCTCTGCCTCGTTCAATTTCGGCATTGGACAGTATGCCATGGCCATCGTCGGTGTCTTCATCGCCTTTCTCGTTATCCCCAAGGTTGGCCGAAGAACCCTCATTCTGTGCGGTACATCCTTCATGGCCTCTACGTCCATCCTCATCGGTTTCTTGGGTATCCCAGACACGCTTAAGCAGACCAAGTTTGCCTACGCCATCGGCAGTATCCTCCTGATCGAGTActttgtcttcttcatcacctgCGGTCCCGTCATCTACACCGTCGTCACCGAGATCCCCTCTAGCTACCTCCGAATCAAGAGTGTCGCCATCGCCCGAGCGGCCTACAACGTTAACGTGCTCATCTACGGCCAGCTCGTTCCCCGCATGGTCCAACGTGCCGCCTGGAACTGGGGAGCCAAGTCTGGTTTCTTCTACGGTGGAATCATGTGCATTGGTCTCACCTGGGTCTTCTTCCGTCttcccgagaccaaggaccGCACTTTTGCTGAGATTGATATTTTGTTTGAGCAGAAGGTCTCGGCTAGGGACTTCCGAAAAGCCAAGGTCGACTTGACTACCAAGACTGTGACTATCGACAAGGAGGCAAAGTAA
- a CDS encoding 3-isopropylmalate dehydratase large subunit 2, translating to MAARDFTAQLLVLLRTIRHVQLSDEALVSNLSQFPLKVLSAVADQITHDGSEREAGALREVLRIATASPSYGGMGLLAGNVLAEDEVELLLLASAWLESLNSADRSRKPLAPFAVRPANRPPMNVTEKIFAFHDVLRKGWVRPGEAILVSVDWVLSSEASWHNMLKVYQKMGDPGIFRNDRFWLAGDHVVDPRLMDQPLVQELVDEMDMARKKFKLTQFQGSNYTIMHTEFHRERAQPGQLIIGSDSHTCSAGADGCLAIGLGAAEVTMALVTGEIWFKVPEVVEIRLVSKPRRGIGGKDIILHILKELKRNTVASSRIVEYTGPGCRWLSADARFAITNMTTEFGGITGIFAPDRITEQFVQSRKTARHKSDSVFFKADSGCSYAVSHTIDLSQVETTIARYPSPDNVVCVSDMAGSKLDGVFIGACTTAEEDLVLGALVLRAGLEKGLKPVAYGQRRVVPGSRPIADFLRQTGLAQVYEKAGFTIGIPGCSYCVGMGADVAAPGEVWLSSQNRNFENRMGRGAIGHLASSAAVAASSFSMTITSPQNLVDSIPDHLWAQFKSRGSLVDQVQPDPFWVEPPGDDYGKAEEECTAKDSSDDGLDTNQNIINGKIYRLGNFVDTDALVPAQFALSSKNEEELGQHCLEFTNPEFRELVKKGHTIVVAGEAFGCGSSRQEAVQALIGIGVQCVIAKSFAFIYSRNQPSLGLWGFTMVDSGFYEKAQTGEAINIDLRLNELTIGGDRFRFQLTDIEKALTKRGGIIKAFNQHGTKVYSVITRDNSVSVKKVKNVEAQLVDGMAW from the exons ATGgctgcaagagactttaCGGCTCAGCTACTCGTACTGTTGAGGACAATTCGGCACGTGCAGTTGAGTGACGAAGCGCTGG TATCCAATCTGTCTCAGTTTCCGCTCAAAGTTTTGTCTGCAGTCGCAGATCAGATAACACATGATGGCTCCGAGAGGGAGGCTGGTGCACTGAGAGAGGTTTTACGCATTGCTACAGCCTCTCCAAGCTATGGCGGTATGGGGCTGCTGGCGGGTAACGTCTTGGCGGAGGATGAAGTTGAACTGCTGCTACTGGCTTCTGCCT GGCTTGAGTCGCTGAATTCGGCCGATCGATCACGGAAACCTCTGGCTCCCTTTGCAGTTAGACCTGCCAACCGTCCTCCTATGAACGTGACAGAAAAGATCTTTGCCTTTCACGACGTCTTGCGGAAGGGTTGGGTCCGACCTGGAGAGGCCATTCTAGTTTCTGTGGACTGGGTTTTGTCTAGCGAGGCGAGCTGGCAC AACATGCTCAAGGTTTATCAGAAAATGGGAGATCCTGGCATCTTCCGCAACGATCGcttctggctggctggtgatCACGTCGTGGACCCCCGCCTGATGGACCAGCCGCTTGTCCAAGAGCTcgttgatgagatggacatgGCCCGGAAAAAGTTCAAGTTGACACAGTTTCAGGGCAGCAACTACACCATCATGCACACAGAGTTCCACCGCGAACGAGCGCAGCCTGGCCAGCTCATCATAGGCTCCGACTCGCACACATGCAGCGCCGGCGCTGATGGGTGCTTAGCCATTGGCCTGGGTGCTGCCGAGGTTACCATGGCGCTGGTGACAGGCGAGATCTGGTTCAAGGTGCCAGAGGTTGTTGAAATCCGTCTTGTTTCCAAGCCTCGACGGGGGATTGGCGGCAAAGATATTATTCTTCACATCCTCAAGGAGCTGAAGCGCAACACTGTTGCCAGTTCTCGTATCGTCGAGTATACTGGCCCTGGATGTAGATGGCTAAGCGCCGATGCCAGGTTTGCCATTACCAACATGACGACG GAGTTTGGGGGAATCACAGGAATTTTCGCACCCGACCGGATAACGGAGCAGTTTGTCCAATCCCGAAAGACGGCCCGCCACAAGTCCGATTCAGTCTTCTTCAAAGCTGACTCAGGCTGCTCATATGCCGTCTCGCATACCATCGATCTCTCACAAGTAGAAACAACCATTGCGCGTTATCCGAGCCCCGACAATGTGGTCTGCGTATCCGACATGGCCGGGTCCAAACTGGACGGCGTCTTTATCGGCGCATGCACCACggctgaagaagatcttGTCCTAGGGGCTCTTGTTTTACGGGCTGGGCTTGAAAAGGGGTTAAAGCCCGTTGCCTATGGACAGCGACGGGTTGTCCCAGGGAGTCGTCCTATCGCAGACTTTTTGAGGCAAACTGGCCTTGCCCAAGTTTATGAGAAGGCTGGCTTCACGATAGGCATCCCCGGATGCAGCTACTGCGTGGGCATGGGTGCCGACGTGGCTGCGCCTGGTGAGGTTTGGTTGAGTAGTCAAAATCGAAACTTTGAGAACCGCATGGGCAGAG GTGCCATTGGCCACCTGGCGTCTTCCGCCGCCGTTGCGGCGTCATCGTTTAGCATGACTATAACATCACCTCAGAACCTGGTTGATAGTATCCCGGACCATCTATGGGCCCAATTCAAGAGCCGAGGATCGTTGGTGGATCAGGTTCAACCCGATCCGTTTTGGGTTGAACCGCCGGGCGACGACTATGGGAAGGCGGAGGAAGAGTGCACTGCAAAGGACTCtagtgatgatggccttgacacgAACCAAAATATCATCAATGGCAAGATTTACAGGCTTGGAAATTTTGTTGATACTGATGCG CTTGTCCCGGCACAATTTGCTCTTTCGTCAAAGAACGAAGAGGAACTGGGCCAGCATTGTTTAGAGTTCACAAATCCCGAGTTTCGagagctcgtcaagaagggGCACACTATTGTCGTTGCCGGAGAGGCATTTGGATGCGGCTCTAGTCGACAGGAGGCCGTACAAGCATTGATAG GAATCGGAGTTCAGTGTGTCATTGCCAAGTCATTTGCTTTCATCTACAGTCGTAACCAGCCCTCACTGGGTCTGTGGGGCTTCACCATGGTGGACTCGGGGTTTTATGAAAAGGCACAGACTGGAGAGGCCATCAACATTGATCTCAGGCTCAACGAGTTGACCATTGGTGGCGACCGGTTCCGGTTTCAGTTGACAGACATAGAAAAGGCGCTTACAAAGCGTGGaggcatcatcaaggccttTAACCAGCACGGAACGAAGGTGTACAGTGTAATCACGAGGGATAACAGTGTTAGTGTTAAGAAGGTGAAAAATGTAGAGGCACAACTAGTagatggcatggcatggtaA
- a CDS encoding Zn(2)-C6 fungal-type domain-containing protein — protein MSLLDRRSSAGELEDPKIPDLGLAVRAYKACAACRARKVRCIIEDRAAGANCVQCLKDGRDCVFEAKKRSYDTSTRTRKAQEKRARLEAPEQTPPAENLCHDHFNVRSSADALLFLSEAVARHGDDAEQPREPVQHHSIVSATSDSRDEGGVSGLADTEERVRLESPASPCENANIQDTVATFHCRLFWEDIVTPNEALAYICFFFRDLYPFFPFIPDAYYTCVTGPSPDLQVMRSLFEEDDVLLGCLITVSSRYYHLPRHTVGGYERSCEVHNSCWVWTKRQVARVIFEGVRPKSPLSVVETLLMLAEWLPKPIHAFVENSNPQGRSTQGQRVGELILQPAFRTDQVSWSYVGNAFLLLRSLPPSRRSCPVLKTSSRYLTTLFGCLIMSQSLARRLGRPALMSFEDVDLTQVSQAFHDRNMRLHGPQNGTEAIPNLSLGISDQFHGAFVELMKLLAHTQDVLHPPTGDGIVEPKPGASQTNQRLLALLQHFDMMNQTWKTQYGSLWESSAPGMSEFSRAMLRIDFEYLRLYEFSMSLGTYLKLAGGGKDTASLSGRGSFEQQENDWEFPPTSLAYYIEQAIDAAELLLGLMLRFHSPMGKNTLRYASSRHYMKIVFASVFLIQVLRSGIPSMSYQTVLIATLKDTVAVLERCSIDAAHPALRYSILLRGLMKDLKPSKLPESSSLIPLTIGQRQAKNTMPNESTWNGSYPLGDAVNSLSNQEYQPLPFPVPGFANKTHSGTQTDFNNVSLPSVGVSQWLSSTGYAEGIQWTGFGSSIIEWEDSMAQLDTDTFLQSLMGVDVFPTM, from the exons ATGTCTCTGCTTGACCGCAGATCAAGCGCCGGCGAGCTTGAAGACCCGAAAATCCcggatcttggccttgctgtACGGGCGTACAAGGCTTGTGCGGCATGCCGGGCGCGCAAAGTCCGTTGCATCATCGAGGATAGAGCGGCCGGGGCGAACTGTGTTCAATGCTTGAA AGACGGTCGAGATTGCGTCTTTGAAGCTAAGAAGCGCTCCTACGATACGAGTACTCGCACGAGGAAAGCCCAGGAGAAGCGAGCTCGGCTTGAGGCCCCAGAACAAACGCCACCCGCGGAGAACCTT TGCCATGATCATTTCAACGTCCGAAGCTCTGCAGATGCGCTCCTATTCTTGTCAGAAGCCGTCGCGAGGCATGGGGATGATGCAGAGCAACCTCGAGAACCAGTCCAACACCACTCCATCGTCTCAGCGACGTCGGACAGTAGAGACGAAGGTGGGGTTTCAGGGCTGGCTGATACCGAAGAACGAGTCAGACTTGAATCACCAGCCTCACCTTGCGAGAATGCCAATATCCAAGATACGGTAGCAACCTTTCACTGCCGGCTTTTCTGGGAGGATATCGTTACGCCCAACGAAGCGTTGGCGTatatttgcttctttttcaGAGACCTCTatcctttctttcctttcatTCCAGACGCCTACTACACATGCGTCACCGGACCTAGCCCTGACCTACAAGTAATGCGCTCGCTAttcgaggaggatgatgtaCTTCTGGGGTGCCTCATTACAGTTTCCAGCCGTTACTACCACCTCCCGAGGCATACTGTCGGTGGATATGAGAGAAGCTGCGAGGTTCACAATAGCTGCTGGGTGTGGACAAAACGCCAGGTTGCCAGAGTAATCTTTGAAGGCGTCAGACCAAAGTCCCCTTTGTCGGTTGTCGAGACTCTACTCATGCTGGCTGAGTGGCTACCGAAGCCTATTCACGCCTTTGTGGAGAACAGCAATCCTCAAGGTAGATCGacccaaggccaacgagTCGGCGAGCTAATCCTTCAGCCCGCTTTCCGTACAGACCAGGTTTCTTG GTCCTACGTCGGTAATGCATTCCTTCTTCTACGGTCTCTACCCCCGAGTCGCAGGTCATGCCCAGTGCTAAAGACTTCGAGTCGTTATTTGACCACTTTGTTCGGATGTCTCATAATGTCCCAGTCGCTGGCTCGTCGCCTGGGTCGCCCCGCTCTCATGAGCTTTGAAGACGTGGACCTCACTCAGGTCAGCCAGGCTTTCCACGATCGCAACATGAGACTTCACGGGCCACAAAATGGTACTGAGGCTATCCCCaatctcagccttggcattTCAGATCAGTTTCACGGCGCCTTTGTGGAGCTAATGAAACTTTTGGCCCACACTCAGGACGTCTTGCACCCACCGACTGGAGATGGTATAGTTGAACCCAAACCCGGCGCGTCACAGACGAATCAACGACTCTTGGCTCTACTACAGCACTTTGACATGATGAATCAAACCTGGAAGACGCAATATGGCAGCCTGTGGGAAT CTAGCGCCCCTGGCATGTCGGAGTTCTCAAGGGCCATGCTGAGGATCGACTTCGAGTACCTCCGACTCTACGAGTTCTCCATGAGCCTGGGCACATATCTTAAACTGgcgggaggaggaaaagataCCGCTTCTCTCTCTGGACGGGGCTCCTTTGAGCAACAAGAAAATGACTGGGAATTTCCACCAACCTCGCTTGCTTACTACATAGAGCAGGCCATCGATGCGGCAGAGCTACTTCTTGGCCTGATGCTACGTTTCCACTCGCCAATGGGTAAGAACACGCTGCGATACGCTAGTTCGAGACATTACATGAAGATTGTGTTCGCATCTGTGTTTCTAATCCAG GTCCTTCGATCCGGTATTCCTAGTATGTCCTACCAGACGGTTTTAATTGCCACACTCAAGGATACCGTGGCGGTTCTTGAAAGGTGTAGTATAGATGCTGCACACCCGGCACTCCGATACTCTATTTTACTCCGAGGCTTGATGAAAGACCTCAAGCCATCGAAGCTACCAGAGTCATCTTCTCTGATTCCTCTCACAATTGGTCAGAGACAAGCCAAGAATACGATGCCGAATGAATCCACCTGGAACGGGTCATATCCACTTGGCGATGCTGTGAATTCGCTCTCGAACCAAGAGTACCAGCCTCTTCCTTTCCCGGTTCCGGGCTTCGCTAATAAGACACATAGTGGAACCCAGACGGATTTCAACAATGTTTCCTTACCCAGTGTAGGAGTTTCCCAGTGGTTATCCTCGACCGGGTACGCGGAAGGGATCCAATGGACCGGATTTGGTAGCTCGATTATTGAGTGGGAGGATTCTATGGCGCAATTGGATACCGACACGTTCCTTCAGTCACTCATGGGGGTTGATGTGTTTCCCACCATGTAG
- a CDS encoding Pyruvate decarboxylase: protein MPAATESQIPLVQYLWTRIRQLGVGSVMGVPGDMNLELLDYIDQVDGLSWVGNANELNAAYAADGYARVKGCPGVVVTTMGVGELSALNGVAGAYTEQVKLIHIVGTTPTHVQAKRLMIHHSLGPNPDHKVYEKISAHVRCAHAWLEDAATAGAEIDRVIGECLLRSLPVYLFVPMDFVHVPIDASSLRSHIKLNPPINVANETEALSIVLKALQTAKDPILLVDCLTDRHGAVQEVRKLADSLDLPIFSTSMGKTIIEETHPRYCGVYNGEVSYPGVKAAVESSDCILNLGPLLADSNTGGHTREIRPEQVVLVEPDSCTVFGITYNQVYLKPFLQKLLCALGTVKLPSATVPVLPSQPVAEDADSKNIVQSWIWKRLGELTQPGDILIAESGTAQFGFPDATFPAGVKYVTQVYYGSIGYSVGSCLGVAIAQRELQAETGVKDGRTILVVGDGSLQLTVQEVGTMIRLGLNPLLIVINNKGYTIERAIHGPQAGYNDIASWRHQSLLTFFGAANAQESSREVRTKEELDKVFSLPDYQSPKNIQLLEVHMDVMDIPWRLRNQIAIVNARAKARKTNLESGVNGANGAKAR, encoded by the exons ATGCCTGCAGCCACAGAATCCCAGATCCCCCTGGTTCAATACCTATGGACAAG AATTCGACAATTGGGTGTGGGGAGTGTCATGGGTGTGCCGGGTGACATGAACCTGGAGCTACTCGACTACATCGACCAAGTTGATGGCCTGTCGTGGG TGGGAAATGCCAACGAGTTGAATGCTGCATATGCCGCTGATGGCTATGCCAGGGTCAAAGGCTGCCCCGGCGTTG TCGTGACCACAATGGGAGTGGGGGAGCTTAGTGCCCTCAACGGTGTTGCTGGCGCATATACGGAGCAGGTTAAGCTCATTCACATCGTCGGCACAACTCCGACCCATGTCCAAGCCAAGCGTCTCATGATCCATCACAGCCTTGGACCAAACCCAGACCACAAG GTCTATGAGAAGATCTCGGCCCACGTTCGATGTGCTCATGCATGGCTAGAGGATGCGGCAACTGCTGGCGCTGAGATTGAT AGAGTCATTGGGGAGTGCCTACTACGCTCATTACCGGTCTACTTGTTTGTTCCTATGGACTTTGTTCACGTACCCATTGATGCTTCATCCCTTCGATCACATATTAAGCTCAACCCCCCCATCAACGTCGCCAACGAAACAGAGGCGCTGTCCATCGTCCTCAAAGCTTTGCAGACGGCAAAGGACCCCATATTGCTGGTCGATTGCCTCACAGATCGTCATGGGGCTGTACAAGAAGTCAGAAAACTGGCCGATAGTCTCGACCTTCCTATTTTCTCGACGTCCATGGGAAAGACCATCATCGAGGAAACTCACCCACGATATTGTGGAGTATACAACGGTGAAGTCTCTTACCCCGGAGTCAAAGCCGCTGTTGAGAGCAGCGACTGCATTCTGAACCTCGGACCTCTTCTCGCTGACAGCAATACTGGTGGGCACACAAGAGAGATTCGGCCTGAACAAGTTGTTCTTGTTGAGCCTGACAGCTGCACT GTCTTTGGGATCACATATAATCAAGTCTACCTGAAGCCAT TTCTCCAGAAGCTGTTGTGCGCGCTGGGAACCGTCAAACTGCCATCTGCAACAGTACCAGTACTGCCGAGCCAACCAGTGGCAGAAGACGCAGATTCCAAGAACATTGTCCAATCTTGGATCTGGAAACGTCTTGGTGAGCTTACTCAGCCAGGAGACATTCTCATCGCAGAATCTGGCACGGCCCAATTCGGATTTCCAGATGCCACATTTCCAGCTGGTGTTAAGTATGTGACGCAGGTCTATTACGGCAGCATTGGGTACTCGGTAGGATCCTGTCTGGGTGTCGCCATCGCTCAGAGGGAGCTGCAAGCCGAGACTGGGGTGAAGGACGGACGGACTatccttgttgttggagacGGTAGTCTGCAGTTGACTGTGCAGGAAGTTGGAACAATGATTCGCTTGGGGCTGAACCCTCTACT TatcgtcatcaacaacaagggCTATACGATTGAACGTGCCATCCACGGCCCCCAGGCTGGCTACAACGACATCGCGTCATGGCGCCATCAGTCACTGCTCACGTTCTTTGGCGCAGCTAATGCCCAAGAGTCAAGCCGTGAGGTCCGCACAAAAGAGGAGTTGGACAAGGTGTTTTCACTGCCAGACTACCAGTCTCCGAAGAACATTCAACTGCTTGAGGTACACATGGACGTCATGGATATCCCCTGGCGATTGCGGAACCAAATTGCCATTGTCAACGCGCGAGCCAAGGCGAGGAAGACAAACTTGGAATCCGGCGTCAATGGCGCAAATGGTGCAAAGGCTAGATAG